The following proteins are co-located in the Neomonachus schauinslandi chromosome 8, ASM220157v2, whole genome shotgun sequence genome:
- the HSF2 gene encoding heat shock factor protein 2 isoform X1, translating into MKQSSNVPAFLSKLWTLVEETHTNEFITWSQNGQSFLVLDEQRFAKEILPKYFKHNNMASFVRQLNMYGFRKVVHIDSGIVKQERDGPVEFQHPYFKQGQDDLLENIKRKVSSSKPEENKIRQEDLTKIISSAQKVQIKQETIESRLSELKSENESLWKEVSELRAKHAQQQQVIRKIVQFIVTLVQNNQLVSLKRKRPLLLNTNGAQKKNLFQHIVKEPADNHHHKVPHSRTEGLKARERISDDIIIYDVTDDNADEENIPVIPETNEDVISDPSNCSQYPDIVIVEDDNEDEYAPVIQSGDQNEPARESLSSGSDGTSPLMSSAVQLNGSSSLTTEDPVTMMDSILNDNINLLGKVELLDYLDSIDCSLEDFQAMLSGRQFSIDPDLLVDLFTSSVQMNPTDYINNTKSENKGLETTKNNVVQPVSEEGRKSKPKTDKQLIQYTAFPLLAFLDGNPASTVEQGSTASSEVMSSVDKPIEVDELLDSSLDPEPTQSKLVRLEPLTEAEASEATLFYLCELAPAPLDSDMPLLDS; encoded by the exons aatGGCCAGAGTTTTCTGGTTTTGGATGAACAAAGATTTGCAAAAGAAATTCTTCCCAAATATTTCAAGCACAATAATATGGCAAGCTTTGTGAGGCAACTGAATATGT aTGGTTTCCGTAAGGTTGTGCATATTGACTCCGGAATTGTAAAGCAGGAACGAGATGGTCCTGTTGAATTTCAGCATCCTTACTTCAAACAAGGCCAGGATGACTTGTTGGAGAACATTAAAAGGAAG GTTTCATCttcaaaaccagaagaaaataagatTCGTCAGGAagatttaacaaaaattataagcAGTGCTCAGAAGGTtcaaataaaacaagaaactATTGAGTCCAGGCTTTCtgaattaaaaag TGAGAATGAGTCTCTATGGAAGGAGGTGTCAGAATTACGAGCAAAACACGCACAACAGCAACAAGTTATTCGAAAG attGTCCAGTTTATTGTTACATTGGTTCAGAATAACCAACTTGTGAGTTTAAAACGTAAAAG GCCTCTACTTCTAAACACTAATGGAGCCCAAAAGAAGAATCTGTTTCAGCATATAGTCAAAGAACCAGCTGATAATCACCATCATAaa gttccacacaGTAGGACTGAAGGTTTAAAGGCAAGGGAGCGGATTTCAGATGACATCATTATTTATGATGTAACTGATGATAACGCAGATGAAGAAAATATCCCAGTTATTCCAGAAACTAATGAGGATGTTATATCTGATCCCTCCAA CTGTAGCCAGTACCCTGATATTGTCATTGTTGAAGATGACAATGAAGATGAGTATGCACCGGTCATTCAGAGTGGAGATCAGAATGAACCAGCCAGAGAATCCCTAAGTTCAGGCAGTGATGGCACCAGTCCTCTTATGTCTAGTGCTGTCCAGCTAAATGGCTCATCTAGTCTGACCACAGAAGATCCTGTGACCATGATGgattccattttaaatgataacATCAATCTTCTGGGAAA GGTTGAGCTGTTGGATTATCTTGACAGTATTGATTGCAGCTTAGAGGACTTCCAAGCCATGCTGTCAGGAAGACAGTTTAGCATAGACCCAGATCTCCTGGTTGAT cttttcactagTTCTGTGCAGATGAATCCCACAGATTACATCAATAATACAAAA tctgAGAATAAAGGATTAGAAACTACCAAGAACAATGTAGTTCAGCCAGTttcagaagagggaagaaaatctAAACCCAAAACAG ATAAGCAGCTTATCCAGTACACTGCCTTTCCACTTCTTGCATTCCTCGATGGGAACCCTGCTTCTACTGTTGAACAGGGGAGTACAGCATCATCAGAAGTTATGTCCTCTGTAGATAAACCCATAGAAGTTGATGAGCTTCTGGATAGCAGCCTAGATCCAGAGCCAACCCAGAGTAAGCTTGTTCGCCTGGAGCCATTGACTGAAGCCGAAGCTAGTGAAGCCACACTGTTTTATTTATGTGAACTTGCTCCTGCACCTCTGGATAGTGATATGCCACTTTTAGATAGCTAA
- the HSF2 gene encoding heat shock factor protein 2 isoform X2, with amino-acid sequence MKQSSNVPAFLSKLWTLVEETHTNEFITWSQNGQSFLVLDEQRFAKEILPKYFKHNNMASFVRQLNMYGFRKVVHIDSGIVKQERDGPVEFQHPYFKQGQDDLLENIKRKVSSSKPEENKIRQEDLTKIISSAQKVQIKQETIESRLSELKSENESLWKEVSELRAKHAQQQQVIRKIVQFIVTLVQNNQLVSLKRKRPLLLNTNGAQKKNLFQHIVKEPADNHHHKVPHSRTEGLKARERISDDIIIYDVTDDNADEENIPVIPETNEDVISDPSNCSQYPDIVIVEDDNEDEYAPVIQSGDQNEPARESLSSGSDGTSPLMSSAVQLNGSSSLTTEDPVTMMDSILNDNINLLGKVELLDYLDSIDCSLEDFQAMLSGRQFSIDPDLLVDSENKGLETTKNNVVQPVSEEGRKSKPKTDKQLIQYTAFPLLAFLDGNPASTVEQGSTASSEVMSSVDKPIEVDELLDSSLDPEPTQSKLVRLEPLTEAEASEATLFYLCELAPAPLDSDMPLLDS; translated from the exons aatGGCCAGAGTTTTCTGGTTTTGGATGAACAAAGATTTGCAAAAGAAATTCTTCCCAAATATTTCAAGCACAATAATATGGCAAGCTTTGTGAGGCAACTGAATATGT aTGGTTTCCGTAAGGTTGTGCATATTGACTCCGGAATTGTAAAGCAGGAACGAGATGGTCCTGTTGAATTTCAGCATCCTTACTTCAAACAAGGCCAGGATGACTTGTTGGAGAACATTAAAAGGAAG GTTTCATCttcaaaaccagaagaaaataagatTCGTCAGGAagatttaacaaaaattataagcAGTGCTCAGAAGGTtcaaataaaacaagaaactATTGAGTCCAGGCTTTCtgaattaaaaag TGAGAATGAGTCTCTATGGAAGGAGGTGTCAGAATTACGAGCAAAACACGCACAACAGCAACAAGTTATTCGAAAG attGTCCAGTTTATTGTTACATTGGTTCAGAATAACCAACTTGTGAGTTTAAAACGTAAAAG GCCTCTACTTCTAAACACTAATGGAGCCCAAAAGAAGAATCTGTTTCAGCATATAGTCAAAGAACCAGCTGATAATCACCATCATAaa gttccacacaGTAGGACTGAAGGTTTAAAGGCAAGGGAGCGGATTTCAGATGACATCATTATTTATGATGTAACTGATGATAACGCAGATGAAGAAAATATCCCAGTTATTCCAGAAACTAATGAGGATGTTATATCTGATCCCTCCAA CTGTAGCCAGTACCCTGATATTGTCATTGTTGAAGATGACAATGAAGATGAGTATGCACCGGTCATTCAGAGTGGAGATCAGAATGAACCAGCCAGAGAATCCCTAAGTTCAGGCAGTGATGGCACCAGTCCTCTTATGTCTAGTGCTGTCCAGCTAAATGGCTCATCTAGTCTGACCACAGAAGATCCTGTGACCATGATGgattccattttaaatgataacATCAATCTTCTGGGAAA GGTTGAGCTGTTGGATTATCTTGACAGTATTGATTGCAGCTTAGAGGACTTCCAAGCCATGCTGTCAGGAAGACAGTTTAGCATAGACCCAGATCTCCTGGTTGAT tctgAGAATAAAGGATTAGAAACTACCAAGAACAATGTAGTTCAGCCAGTttcagaagagggaagaaaatctAAACCCAAAACAG ATAAGCAGCTTATCCAGTACACTGCCTTTCCACTTCTTGCATTCCTCGATGGGAACCCTGCTTCTACTGTTGAACAGGGGAGTACAGCATCATCAGAAGTTATGTCCTCTGTAGATAAACCCATAGAAGTTGATGAGCTTCTGGATAGCAGCCTAGATCCAGAGCCAACCCAGAGTAAGCTTGTTCGCCTGGAGCCATTGACTGAAGCCGAAGCTAGTGAAGCCACACTGTTTTATTTATGTGAACTTGCTCCTGCACCTCTGGATAGTGATATGCCACTTTTAGATAGCTAA